A stretch of DNA from Trueperaceae bacterium:
CTCGTGGAGGGGCTGCTCAACAACGTCGACCGGCCACCCGTAAGGCACGCCGCGACGGGCGAGGAGCTCTACGCCGGCCAAGCCCTCCCCCACTTCAACGAGGTCGACGAGGGCGCCGCCGTCGACGCGCTCGTCACCAACCGCGTGTGGCGTCGGCTCGGCTTCGACGAGGCCAACACGCTCCACGACCTCCGTTGGGGCGAACGCTTCGCGGCCGACGACCTTGACGCGTTCGTGTGGGTCCTCGAGATCTCCGGCGCCGTCCCGGCCTCGCACTTGAGGGGCGGTTACGGCGGCGCCACCGGGCTGCGCCAGCCGGCCGTCTTCTTCCCACGAGGCGGCAGCACGCTCTCCGGCGTGGGCAAGGCCGGTGAGCTCGTCTGGAGCCGCGTCTACCTCATGGGTGGCCGGCTACACGTCGACCTGGGCCGCGGCCGTGGCGTAGACCTGCCTGACGCCGAGACCGAACGCAGGCGCGCGGCCACGAACCCCGAGTGGCCCATCCTCCACGCCGTACTCGACGGCGTGACGCGCGACCAGATGATGGCGCGCCACCGAGCGAACCACCTCCAGGTGGCGTACGCCCCGACCGCGAACGACGCCGACCTGGCCTTGGCGGCCAAGGCCGCCGCGTTCGACGAGCTGGGCCTCGCCGTCCACCTCTGCGGGCAGGTGGGTGTCGACTGATGGCCGAAGTCCTCCTCGGCATCGACGTGGGCACCTACTCCTCCAAGGGGGTGCTCACCGACCTGAACGGCGCCGTCCTGAAGAGCCACGTGGTGGAGCACGGGGTGTCGTTCCCCCAGCCGGGCTGGGCGGAACAGGACGCGGACGCCGTCTGGTGGCACGACACGCGCGTCATCTGCCGGGAGCTGCTGAACGGCGCCCCCTACGCCGGCGCCGACGTGGCGGGCGTGGCGGTCAGCGCCATCGGGCCATGCCTCCTGCCGCTCGACCGCGACGGTGCCCCGCTCCGCCCCGGGATCCTCTACGGCGTCGACACGCGCGCCAGCGACGAGATCGAGCTGCTGAACCGGGAACTGGGAGCGGAGCAGATCTTCGAGTTCTCCGGCATGGCGCTCACGAGTCAGGCCATCGGGCCGAAGATCCGGTGGTTGCAGCGGCGCGAACCCACCGTGTGGCAGCGCACGAAGCGTCTCACGACCGCCAGCAGCTACCTCGTGTCCAGGCTCACGGGCGAGCACGTCATGGACCGTCACACGGCCAGCCACTACATGCCGCTCATGGACATCGCGGCACTCGAGTGGTCGGAGCGCTACGCCGCGGCAGTGGCGCCCCTGGAACTGCTGCCGCGCCTGGGCTGGAGCGACGAACTCGCGGGCCTCGTCACGCGCGCGGCCGCCGCCGAGACCGGCCTGAAGGCGGGCACGCCCGTGGCGGTCGGCGCCGTCGACGCGCTCGCGGAGGCCGTCAGCGTCGGTGCCACCCAACCAGGCGACCTGATGATCATGTACGGCTCGACGACGTTCTTCATCCTGGTGCTGCCCACACCGGTGCCGGACCCGCGGACTTGGACCACCGCCGGCGCCTTCGCAGGCCAGTACGCCCTGGCGGCCGGCATGGCCACCACCGGTTCGTTGACGCACTGGTTCCGCGACCAACTGGCCCGAGACCTGCCGCCGGAAGAGGCGTTCGAACGCCTCTTCCAAGGTGTGGGCAGCGTGCCGGTCGGAAGCGGCGGCCTGGTGCTGCTGCCCTACTTCAGCGGCGAGCGCACTCCCCTGAACGACCCGCTGGCCCGCGGCGTCATCGCGGGCCTCGACCTCACCCACACCCGCGAGCACCTGTTCAGGGCCCTACTCGAAGGCGTCGCCTACGGTGTCAGGCACAACCTCGAGACCTTCGCCGCGCTCGGCGCAACGCCCAAGCGCATCGTGGCGGTGGGCGGCGGGGCCCGCGGGAGCACCTGGCTGCAGATCGTGTCCGACGTGAGCGGGCAGACGCAGCTCGTGCCCGAAGTGACGCTCGGGGCGAGCTACGGCGACGCGTTCCTGGCAGGCCTCGCGGCGGGCGTCCTGAAGCGCGCCGATCTCTCGGGCTGGGTCAGGATCAAGGACCAGGTGCGCCCCGTGCCGGAGGACTCGGAGCGCTACGAACCGTATTACCGGGACTTCCTGAGGCTGTACGCGGGGACGGCCCCGGTGGTTCACGCCCTGGCGAGCCGGCAGCGGGACCGGACTACTCCGGCCTGAGGAGCGGGAACAGGATCACGTCCCGGATACTGGGCACGTCGGCCAGTAACATGGCCAACCGGTCGATACCGAGGCCCAGGCCCCCGGTCGGTGGCATGCCGTACTCGAGCGCCGTCAGGAAGTCCTCGTCGAGCATCTGCGCTTCCTCGTCGCCGGCGTCGCGCAGCGCCTGCTGGCGCTCGAAGCGCTCCCGCTGGTCGAGCGGGTCGTTCAGCTCGCTGAAGGCGTTGCCGAGCTCCATGCCGACGGCCACCGGCTCGAAGCGCTCGACCAGGCCCGGGCGGCTGCGGTGGCGCTTGGCCAACGGGCTGATGGCCTCCGGGTGGTCCATGACGAACACGGGTCCGACCAGGTTGGGCTCTACGTAGATGTCGTAGAGCTTGTCGAAGAGCTGGTTCAGGGGGCGCTGCGCCAGCGGCAGCTCGCCCGCCGCGGCGCCGGGGTGCTTCTCGGCGGTCCATGCCCGCAGGCGCGCCTCGTCGAGCGGGTCGAAGTCGAACCCGGCGCGCTTGGCGAGCTCGCCGGTGTAGTCGACGCGCGGCCACGGCGGCGTGAAGTCCAGGACCGTGCCCTGGTAGGTGAGCTTCGTGGTGCCGAGCAGCTCGCGCACGAGCCCGGAGTACATGGTCTCGACGAGCGCGAGGATGTCGAGGTAGTCCTTGCCCGCCCAGTACAGCTCGAGCATCGTGTACTCGGGGTTGTGCTTGTAGCTGATCCCCTCGTTGCGGAAGTTGCGGCCGATCTCGTAGACGGCGTCGAAGCCGCCCACGATCAGGCGCTTCAGGTAGAGCTCGAGCGAGATGCGCAGGTGGAAGTCGTAGTCGAGCGCGTTGTGGTGGGTGACGAACGGGCGCGCCTCCGCGCCGCCAGGCACGGCCTGCAGCACGGGCGTCTCGACCTCGAGGAAGCCGAGGTCGTCGAGGTAGCGGCGGATGTAGCTCGTCGCCTTGCCGCGCAGCTCGAAGGCGCGCTTCACCTCGGGGTTGACCATGAGGTCGAGGTAGCGCTGGCGGTACCGGGCTTCCTTCTCCGTGAGGCCGTGGTGCTTGTCAGGCAGCGGCCGCAGACTCTTGACCAGGGGCCTGAACGCGTCGGCGTCGACCGTAAGCTCGCCCGTCTTGGTGGCGTACAGCGTGCCGCCCACCTCGAGCCAGTCGCCCAGGTCGACCTTCTTGAGCGCGTTGTACGCCTCCAGCTTGTCCTTCTGGAAGGAGGCCTGGATGCGCCCGCCGGAGCCGTCCTGCAGCGCGGCGAAGGTGAGCTTGCCGAGCATGCGCAGGAGCATGACGCGGCCGGCAACGACGACGCGCTCGTCGCCGAGCCTCTCGCCCGGCTCTGGGGCCGGGTGCAGCTCGTGCAGGCGCGCGGCCGTGTGCGTAGCCGCATAGCCGTACGGGTACGCCTCGAAGCCGCGCTCCGCGAGCGCCTCGAGGTTGCGCAGGCGCTGGTCGCGCTGCTCGTTGAGCGAGCGCTGCTCCGGCCGCCTGTCTGGGTTATCGCTCATCGCGCTCGCCGCTTCAGCTGATGGACTCGATGTGGTACTCGTCGGTGCCGGCCTGCGTGGCGACCTTGAACTTCTCGCCCTTCGACCGGCCCATGAGGGCCTTGCCGAGGGGGGAGGCGTCGGAGACCTTGGGCACGTCTCCCTCCAGGACCCCCGCCTCGACCGGGGAGACGACCTGGACCTTGAACGTCTCGCCGGACTTGACCTGGGTGAGCGTCACGACGCTCCCGTAGTCGACGTGGCCGCGGCCCTTCGTCTCGATGACCTCGGCGCTCTTGAGTTGCTGCTCGAGCTCGTCGATGCGCAGCTCGATGCGCACCTTCTCCGCCTTGGCGTCCTCCAGGCCCGTGTCGTCGTAGTCGTCGGACGACCCGGTCAGCTCCTGCAGGATCTTCGTGGCGTCTTCCAAACGGGCGTACTCTTGCTCCAGCGTGGCCTTGAGGCGCTCGTAGCCCTCAGGCGTGATGCGAACTCTCGCCATGTGGTTCTCCTTCAAACGCTCACTTCGTGAGTTGAACTAGGGACCGTTAGCAAGCGGCTTGCCCTGCGACGAGGACAAGCCGTCATGCTCCCAACTGTCTTTCCAGTCTACCCCACCACGATGAGAACGGGCGATCGTGGCTCACCGCTCCCCGACGCGCTCCCGGACGCCGCACACCACCGGCGCCGGCGTGGCAGCCGGACGCTGGCCGTGCCCGCACGGCGGCCGGACGCTGGCCGCGAACGCACGGCGGCCACCTCCTTTCACCTTGCACACTCCCCGGCTGCTTAAACTTGGCTCATGTCGTTGCGCAGCATCGTCCTGGTCGGCTTGGCGCTCGTCGCGCTCACCCTCCACGGCCGGGCCGCCGCGCCCGACTCTTCCATCACCATCGCCCCGCTGGAGCCGTACCAAGAGCTGTACGCGGCGCGGGCCATGGGCGACGCCGCTGCGCTCGAGCGGTTGGCCTTCGGGGGCGACCGCTACTCCGCCTACTTGGCCGCAGTCGAGCTCTCCGCCTGGCCGCAACTGAGCGCCGGCCTGCGCCTCAGGGCCCTGGAGCGCGTGCTCGAGCTCCGTATGCCCGACTCCCTGCTGCGCGCCGAGAAGCTGCGCCTGGACCTCATGCACGGCGAACTGGCCGAGGCGGCCGGCGAGACGGCGGTCGCGGTGGCCGCCTACCGCGAGGTGCTCCCCGACCCGACCGCGCTCGCGGCGTTCCTACGCCTGGAGCAGGACCCGTACGCGCGAGCCAACGGCCTCCTCGCGGCGGGGAGGAACGAGGAGGCCCTCCAGGCGCTGGACGGGCTCGCCGCCCCATCCATCGAGGCCCCGGCCCTGCGTGCGCTGGGCCGCTACGAGGAGGCGCTGGCCGCCTACGACGCGTGGCTCGCCGCCGACCCCGGCAACGCCACGGCCGCCCTCGGCCGAGCGTGGTGCCTCTACTACCTGAGGCGCGACGACGCGGCAACCGCGGCCTTCGCCGCCCTCGGCCAGGCGGGCGACTACGGCCTCGGCCTCCTCGCCAACCGGGCGGGGCGCACGGACGCCGCCGTCGACTACCTGCGCGCCACCGGTAGAGCCGACTACATCTGGCTGGCCACCGACTACCTCGAGACGCAGGGGCGTTACGCCGACGCCATCCCCATCTACCTGGAGCTCGCGCGGGGCGGCAGCGCGTACGCCGACGACGCCGCCTATCGTGCCTACGTGCTCGCCCAGCGGCTCGGCGACGCCGGGGCCGAACGCGCCGCGCTCGACCTGATCCCGCTCG
This window harbors:
- the lysS gene encoding lysine--tRNA ligase; amino-acid sequence: MSDNPDRRPEQRSLNEQRDQRLRNLEALAERGFEAYPYGYAATHTAARLHELHPAPEPGERLGDERVVVAGRVMLLRMLGKLTFAALQDGSGGRIQASFQKDKLEAYNALKKVDLGDWLEVGGTLYATKTGELTVDADAFRPLVKSLRPLPDKHHGLTEKEARYRQRYLDLMVNPEVKRAFELRGKATSYIRRYLDDLGFLEVETPVLQAVPGGAEARPFVTHHNALDYDFHLRISLELYLKRLIVGGFDAVYEIGRNFRNEGISYKHNPEYTMLELYWAGKDYLDILALVETMYSGLVRELLGTTKLTYQGTVLDFTPPWPRVDYTGELAKRAGFDFDPLDEARLRAWTAEKHPGAAAGELPLAQRPLNQLFDKLYDIYVEPNLVGPVFVMDHPEAISPLAKRHRSRPGLVERFEPVAVGMELGNAFSELNDPLDQRERFERQQALRDAGDEEAQMLDEDFLTALEYGMPPTGGLGLGIDRLAMLLADVPSIRDVILFPLLRPE
- a CDS encoding FGGY-family carbohydrate kinase, producing MAEVLLGIDVGTYSSKGVLTDLNGAVLKSHVVEHGVSFPQPGWAEQDADAVWWHDTRVICRELLNGAPYAGADVAGVAVSAIGPCLLPLDRDGAPLRPGILYGVDTRASDEIELLNRELGAEQIFEFSGMALTSQAIGPKIRWLQRREPTVWQRTKRLTTASSYLVSRLTGEHVMDRHTASHYMPLMDIAALEWSERYAAAVAPLELLPRLGWSDELAGLVTRAAAAETGLKAGTPVAVGAVDALAEAVSVGATQPGDLMIMYGSTTFFILVLPTPVPDPRTWTTAGAFAGQYALAAGMATTGSLTHWFRDQLARDLPPEEAFERLFQGVGSVPVGSGGLVLLPYFSGERTPLNDPLARGVIAGLDLTHTREHLFRALLEGVAYGVRHNLETFAALGATPKRIVAVGGGARGSTWLQIVSDVSGQTQLVPEVTLGASYGDAFLAGLAAGVLKRADLSGWVRIKDQVRPVPEDSERYEPYYRDFLRLYAGTAPVVHALASRQRDRTTPA
- a CDS encoding GreA/GreB family elongation factor, with amino-acid sequence MARVRITPEGYERLKATLEQEYARLEDATKILQELTGSSDDYDDTGLEDAKAEKVRIELRIDELEQQLKSAEVIETKGRGHVDYGSVVTLTQVKSGETFKVQVVSPVEAGVLEGDVPKVSDASPLGKALMGRSKGEKFKVATQAGTDEYHIESIS
- a CDS encoding transglycosylase SLT domain-containing protein, yielding MSLRSIVLVGLALVALTLHGRAAAPDSSITIAPLEPYQELYAARAMGDAAALERLAFGGDRYSAYLAAVELSAWPQLSAGLRLRALERVLELRMPDSLLRAEKLRLDLMHGELAEAAGETAVAVAAYREVLPDPTALAAFLRLEQDPYARANGLLAAGRNEEALQALDGLAAPSIEAPALRALGRYEEALAAYDAWLAADPGNATAALGRAWCLYYLRRDDAATAAFAALGQAGDYGLGLLANRAGRTDAAVDYLRATGRADYIWLATDYLETQGRYADAIPIYLELARGGSAYADDAAYRAYVLAQRLGDAGAERAALDLIPLGSFFALKLGGLPAAPDPTSAPVGEYTRAAILGTASELAAPTLTLASYLVGSGDKPSAVGELLFGLRDAEAAGDVYAVLQLSEALQGLDEYRQSVRAARALLGAGIDDLRVWRLAYPPAWPATVRAAALDNDLEPALIWAVMRQESAFSPVAVSRSNAQGLMQVVPTTWDWLAELRKEQPGDPFDVVSSIEYGATYLRWLLNYFSGDEELVIASYNGGQGYVRRTLEGDVIKGDRDDFYRLMDRSETREYLQIVSENLAVYRVLYPGLGADGADWASLLADRGE